The Coleofasciculus sp. FACHB-1120 genomic sequence ATTAAGCTGTGCGAACGGCTAGAGAGAGAAGCGATCGCTTCTCTCTAACAACAATTCTCAACCGTTCTTAGTGCCTAGCAACCTAGCGTACTCGCCCTGGATGACTTGATAACACTCACACGAAGTCGCTTCCAATTCTTCCCGATTCAGGATGGTAACTTTGCCACGGGTGTAGCGAATCAGTCCTGCTTGTTGAAGAGCATTAGCCACCTCCGTGACACCCGCACGTCGTACACCCAGCATCTGACTCATAAATTCCTGAGTCAGGGGCAACTCGTTTGACTCTACACGGTCACAGACGAGCAGCAGCCAACGAGCAAGTCTCCCCTCCAGATAATGAAGGCGATTGCAGGCAGCGTTTTGCGAGACGAAGGCGTACAGCGCTTGCATGTAGCGCAGTAGAAGACTTTGCAGTGAACCACCCCGTTGAAACTCGGTTTTAAGCACACTTGCCTTCATCCTCATGGCAGAGTCTGGTACCTGCACCGTCGCGGTTGTAGTGGCGATGTTATCTCCCAAAGCGGGGAGGAGACCCGCAACTCCGTCATTTCCCACTAAGGCCACTTCGACCATTGAGCCATCTGACATCGTGGAGAGCGAAGAAATGATTGCCTGATAGGGAAAATAGACGTATTCAAGTGGTTCACCAACCTCGAAAAGGACTTGTTTAAAAGAGAGCGAGACGCGCTCTAGATTGGGAACAAGGCGTTGGTACTCAGCATCTGGCAGAGCAGCTAGCAGTCGATTTCTTGGCTTGGCTGAGGCTTCGGACATCGGGTATTAGGAATGTTCTCGAGTTGAGTCGTTGCAAAAAACAACTGACGGCATCAGGAGAAGATTTTAGACCCTAGTCCGAATGTCAAGAGG encodes the following:
- a CDS encoding Crp/Fnr family transcriptional regulator; this translates as MSEASAKPRNRLLAALPDAEYQRLVPNLERVSLSFKQVLFEVGEPLEYVYFPYQAIISSLSTMSDGSMVEVALVGNDGVAGLLPALGDNIATTTATVQVPDSAMRMKASVLKTEFQRGGSLQSLLLRYMQALYAFVSQNAACNRLHYLEGRLARWLLLVCDRVESNELPLTQEFMSQMLGVRRAGVTEVANALQQAGLIRYTRGKVTILNREELEATSCECYQVIQGEYARLLGTKNG